A genomic window from Serinus canaria isolate serCan28SL12 chromosome 4A, serCan2020, whole genome shotgun sequence includes:
- the BCORL1 gene encoding BCL-6 corepressor-like protein 1 isoform X3 translates to MISTAPLYSGVHNWTSTERIRMCGLNEERRAPISDEESKTSSSQHLGSQEFCVSSSLSKVELTAVSGGGSSAQGLDADGKVEEKLGPKLEEQPPDPNPNLECVGKTVTEDTLGPLAGQGDGRGQEPATPRAVEQESSGADAAWTPADPPSNKQADAAPACSVAPESEPAGNEETPPSTAAQGPGVLAEGTLSVVVSSCNTSASSPTTFTLNRVCFPPSQAPAMQKLPLSFQAGAVLSPSQSLVYIPPPSCGQPLSVATLPATLGVSSTLTFPVLPSYLHERCLPGIISSPELHSYPYTFSVTRPLASDAKVVSVEVNQLSCPPPLGGSSAQAAAESAPLSSTCLALPSSQALPAATAPGGSAVPSSGTAVQARAPAAAAPEPHAPGTATSLSPLKSPPQLEREMVSSPECSEMPLDLSSKSNRQKLPPPSQRKTPPMPILTPVHTSGKALLTTVLSKSQRAAQATGSSVTSCLGTTPPLVIFPEFLRNGEQGSWVKNTTLISTIPGTYVGVANPVPASLLLSKDVGMSLSRDPHHLPKQEPISIIDQGEPRSAGVPFGKKANQVGLEGQQDPARKLLHGRAAPGAPLYQSKDISTWNPVQGSVYPRCPVNGKPSNPQLLPLGWSPYHQTPLLSIGISTAGQLPLNQSSSCKTAGAGKLPAFLSVQPAEPSAAAQSLPEGEKDAAAKSKSCRALPKPCEEPANPAPPEAGSAFHTSTLDGKGGKGKLDNAPKSQECPQPEADSGQESNTQTEAPQGSCSLKQPDAKPKNQVLAEYLSHDLPRAGQQGLRMVPEVPTDGQRKELGCKGSQEPPAMEPLQCVQQVDLCKVKKERVECDVSFPSVTCLHAGAAPQAFAEAKLKGTGQIKQEGGTRCKAKRQHDGDTRQNHKRLRCQGQDSEESPSKSGSRSVHGRKWQKHHDNPHELSKQAGREGQGGPGSIEDHNSLGLKRKRRRPAKTECPSPAHRGDSHEEGYLEKKPKNNFRDFIPVVLSSRTRSQSGSIAGSSASVTGECDVSGPEILPLLEEDQEEEEEEEEEEEEEEEEEEETSLKHRKLRKSRRTSHCHSRRDRDRSVSGRSSCHTRRTRELPWRTESPRQVWEPNEEEEEEEEDGHIKRKKRRRQKSRKYQTGEYLTEREEEQVGYPHRRRKSKADCRHRKQKESGKGKGTELQLRSRLSPSPRKPQGHTDFRNGFFLEHSDTSPVQEELEKPSGKRKCKTKHLAGICDEGKELHSSLSQGKGCCNQPKMCSPKKPQDLWTLCKSHRASPGSSPELPPAQNVPRGARRLIVNKNAGETLLQRAARLGYKDVVLYCLQKKSSDVNHHDNAGYTALHEACARGWIDILHILLQHGANVNCSAQDGTRPIHDAVANDNLETMWLLLSYGADPTLATYSGQTAVKLATSDVMKRFLCDYLSDLQGRSDGDPQTAWDFYSSSVLEGKDTIGCDLLLNPPGSSDQEEEEQEADNFMFEFSDKPLLPSYNLQVSVSRGPCNWFLFSDVLKRLKLSSRIFQARFPHFEVATLPRAEFQRQVSLSQVLVQEEVPASPELAPGAAETVELVHYEPELLQLLGSVVEYQAWSS, encoded by the exons ATGATCTCTACAGCACCTCTCTACAGCGGGGTGCACAACTGGACCAGCACAGAGCGGATTCGCATGTGTGGCCTCAACGAGGAGAG GAGAGCCCCCATTTCTGATGAGGAGTCAAAAacaagcagctcccagcacttgGGGTCTCAAGAGTTTTGTGTCAGCAGCAGCCTTTCCAAG gtggagcTCACAGCAGTCAGcggtggtggcagcagtgcccaggggctgGATGCTGATGGCAAGGTGGAGGAAAAGCTTGGACCCAAACTGGAGGAGCAGCCACCTGATCCCAACCCAAATCTGGAGTGTGTTGGAAAGACTGTGACAGAAGACACTCTGGGCCCTCTGGCAGGTCAGGGGGatggcagagggcaggagccagcaacccccagagctgtggagcaggagagcagtggTGCTGATGCTGCCTGGACACCAGCAGATCCTCCCAGCAACAAGCAGGCTgatgctgccccagcctgctccGTGGCTCCAGAGAGTGAACCTGCTGGGAACGAGGAAACCCCCCCGAGCACTGCAGCACAAGGGCCAGGCGTGCTGGCAGAAGGGACATTGTCTGTGGTTGTCTCCAGCTGCAACACCTCTGCCTCCAGTCCCACCACCTTCACATTGAACAGGGTTTGCTTTCCCCCCTCTCAGGCCCCTGCTATGCAAAAGTTGCCCCTGTCCTTCCAGGCTGGGGCCGTGCTGAGCCCAAGCCAGTCACTGGTGTACATCCCCCCTCCCAGCTGTGGGCAGCCGCTCAGCGTGGCCACGCTCCCGGCCACTCTGGGGGTCTCCTCCACACTCACCTTCCCCGTCCTGCCTTCCTACCTGCATGAGCGTTGCCTACCAGGCATTATTTcttccccagagctgcattCCTACCCCTACACCTTCTCTGTCACCAGGCCCTTGGCTTCAGATGCCAAAGTGGTGTCTGTGGAGGTGAATCAGCTCAGCTGCCCCCCACCTTTGGGTGGAAGTagtgcccaggctgctgctgagagcgCTCCTCTGTCCAGCacctgcctggccctgccctccagccaggctctgccggCAGCAACAGCACCAGGGGGGAGTGCTGTTCCCTCTTCTGGCACGGCTGTGCAGGCCAGAGccccggcagcagcagctcctgagccacaTGCACCGGGGACTGCcacttccctctctcctctgaagtcccctccccagctaGAGCGTGAGATGGTCTCATCCCCGGAGTGCAGTGAGATGCCTCTTGATCTCTCCTCCAAGTCCAACCGCCAGAAACTGCCTCCACCCAGCCAGCGCAAGACCCCTCCCATGCCCATCCTCACCCCCGTGCACACCAGCGGCAAAGCGTTGCTCACCACTGTCCTCTCCAAGTCCCAGCGTGCGGCACAGGCCACGGGCAGCAGCGTCACCTCATGCCTCGGCACCACCCCACCCTTGGTCATCTTTCCTGAGTTCCTGCGTAATGGCGAGCAGGGGTCCTGGGTGAAGAACACCACGCTCATCAGCACCATTCCTGGCACTTATGTTGGTGTTGCCAACCCGGTGCCGgcctcactgctgctcagcaaGGATGTCGGCATGAGCCTCAGCAGGGACCCACACCACCTGCCCAAGCAGGAGCCCATCTCCATCATTGACCAGGGTGAGCCCCGGAGTGCTGGCGTTCCCTTTGGGAAGAAAGCCAACCAGGTTGGCCTGGAAGGACAGCAGGATCCTGCCAGGAAACTTCTTCATGgtagagctgctccaggagctcctttgTATCAGTCCAAGGACATCTCCACCTGGAATCCTGTCCAGGGAAGCGTGTACCCGCGATGCCCTGTCAATGGAAAACCTTCCAATCCTCAACTTCTGCCTCTGGGCTGGTCTCCGTACCATCAAACCCCGCTGCTTTCCATCGGCATCTCCACGGCAGGACAGCTGCCCCTGAACCAGAGCAGCTCTTGCAAGACAGCTGGGGCAGGCAAGCTGCCGGCATTCCTGAGCGTGCAGCCCGCCGAGCCCAGTGcggctgcccagagcctgccGGAGGGCGAAAAAGATGCTGCGGCCAAGAGCAAGAGCTGCCGGGCCTTGCCCAAGCCCTGTGAGGAGCCGGccaacccagcaccaccagagGCAGGTTCAGCTTTCCATACCAGCACTTTggatgggaaaggagggaaggggaagctgGACAACGCTCCGAAGAGTCAGGAGTGCCCTCAGCCAGAGGCTGACTCCGGTCAGGAGAGCAACACACAGACTGAGGCTCCCCAGGGGAGCTGTAGCCTCAAACAGCCAGATGCTAAACCCAAAAACCAAGTGTTGGCGGAGTATTTGTCACATGACTTGccaagggctgggcagcagggcctgcGGATGGTGCCAGAGGTGCCCACAGATGGCCAGCgcaaggagctgggctgcaagggctcccaggagccaccagccaTGGAGCCCCTCCAGTGtgtgcagcaggtggatctctgcaaGGTCAAGAAGGAACGAGTGGAGTGTGATGTGTCCTTTCCCTCGGTGACCTGCCTGCATGCCGGGGCGGCTCCCCAGGCCTTCGCTGAGGCCAAGCTCAAAGGAACGGGGCAAATCAAGCAGGAGGGTGGCACACGCTGCAAGGCCAAACGGCAGCATGATGGGGACACCAGGCAGAACCACAAGAGACTGAGGTGCCAAGGCCAGGACAGTGAGGAGTCCCCAAGCAAGTCGGGAAGCCGGAGCGTGCATGGCCGGAAG TGGCAAAAACACCATGACAATCCACATGAGCTTAGCAAGCAGGCAGGCCGGGAAGGCCAAGGCGGCCCAGGTTCCATCGAGGATCACAACAGCCTCGGGTTAAAGCGCAAGCGTAGGAGGCCAGCGAAGACGGAGTGCCCATCTCCGGCCCACCGTGGAGACAGCCACGAGGAAG GTTACTTGGAGAAGAAGCCCAAGAACAACTTCCGGGATTTCATTCCGGTGGTGCTGAGCAGCCGGACACGCAGTCAGTCGG GAAGCATTGCTGGCTCTTCTGCTAGTGTGACAGGAGAGTGTGATGTGAGTGGTCCGGAGATTTTACCATTGCTGGAGGAGGatcaggaagaagaagaggaggaggaggaggaagaggaggaggaggaggaggaggaggaggagacatCCTTGAAACATCGAAAGCTGCGCAAATCCCGCAGGACATCCCACTGCCACAGccgcagggacagggacagatcTGTgtctgggaggagcagctgccataCGAGGAGGACCCGGGAGCTGCCCTGGAGAACAGAATCACCCAGGCAGGTGTGGGAGCCCaacgaggaggaggaggaggaggaggaggatggccacatcaaaaggaagaaaaggagacgGCAGAAAAGTCGGAAATACCAGACAGGGGAATACCTGACTGAGCGGGAGGAGGAGCAAGTGGGATATCCCCACAGGAGGCGGAAATCCAAAGCAG ATTGCAGGCACCGGAAGCAGAAGGAGTCTGGGAAGGGCaaaggcacagagctgcagctgaggagcaggCTATCTCCATCCCCCCGGAAACCTCAAGGACACACAGACTTTCGGAATGGCTTCTTCCTGGAGCACTCTGACACCTCTCCTGTCCAAGAAGAGCTAGAGAAACCATCAGGAAAACGCAAATGTAAAACCAAACACCTGGCAGGGATCTGTGACGAGGGGAAG GAGTTGCATTCCTCTCTTTCCCAGGGGAAAGGCTGCTGCAACCAGCCCAAAATGTGCTCTCCGAAGAAGCCCCAGGACTTGTGGACACTTTGTAAGTCCCATCGGGCCAGCCCAGGGAGTTCCCcggagctgcccccagcccagaaTGTTCCCCGCGGAGCTCGGCGGCTGATTGTGAACAAGAACGCAGGGGAGACGCTCCTGCAGCGAGCAGCTCGCCTGGGCTACAAG GATGTGGTGCTGTACTGCCTGCAGAAGAAGAGCAGTGACGTGAACCACCATGACAACGCAGGGTACACGGCCCTGCACGAGGCCTGTGCACGCGGCTGGATCGACATCCTGcacatcctgctccagcacggCGCCAACGTCAACTGCAGCGCCCAGGACGGCACCAG GCCTATCCATGACGCAGTAGCGAATGACAACCTGGAAACCATGTGGCTTCTCCTTTCCTATGGTGCTGATCCCACTCTGGCCACATACTCTGGGCAGACAGCAGTGAAGCTGGCCACTAGCGATGTGATGAAGCGCTTCCTCTGTG ATTACCTGTCAGATCTGCAGGGCCGCAGTGATGGAGACCCTCAGACAGCCTGGGATTTCTATAGCAGCTCCGTGCTCG AAGGGAAGGACACCATTGGCTGCGACCTGCTGCTGAACCCTCCAGGGAGCTCAGaccaggaggaagaggagcaagaAGCAGATAACTTCATGTTTGAGTTCTCAGACAAGCCACTGCTTCCCAGCTACAACCTCCAAGTGTCCGTCTCCCGGGG GCCCTGCAACTGGTTCCTGTTCTCTGATGTGCTCAAGCGGCTGAAGCTGTCCTCCCGCATATTCCAGGCCCGCTTCCCGCACTTCGAGGTGGCCACGCTGCCCCGGGCAGAGTTCCAGCGCCAGGTGTCCCTCAGCCAGGtgctggtgcaggaggaggtgcCAGCAAGCCCCGAGCTGGCGCCGGGCGCAGCAGAGACTGTGGAGCTGGTGCACTATGAGCCCGAGCTGCTGCAACTGCTGGGCTCGGTGGTGGAGTAccaggcctggagcagctga
- the BCORL1 gene encoding BCL-6 corepressor-like protein 1 isoform X1, producing MSGRWILSKGTATSSQLSSRPVASQGIVPHLPGSKAGDEFSQRRVESINLRRVPNPLFPFCRQSGPWSPSRSWRVWSSCHDLYSTSLQRGAQLDQHRADSHVWPQRGEVRRAPISDEESKTSSSQHLGSQEFCVSSSLSKVELTAVSGGGSSAQGLDADGKVEEKLGPKLEEQPPDPNPNLECVGKTVTEDTLGPLAGQGDGRGQEPATPRAVEQESSGADAAWTPADPPSNKQADAAPACSVAPESEPAGNEETPPSTAAQGPGVLAEGTLSVVVSSCNTSASSPTTFTLNRVCFPPSQAPAMQKLPLSFQAGAVLSPSQSLVYIPPPSCGQPLSVATLPATLGVSSTLTFPVLPSYLHERCLPGIISSPELHSYPYTFSVTRPLASDAKVVSVEVNQLSCPPPLGGSSAQAAAESAPLSSTCLALPSSQALPAATAPGGSAVPSSGTAVQARAPAAAAPEPHAPGTATSLSPLKSPPQLEREMVSSPECSEMPLDLSSKSNRQKLPPPSQRKTPPMPILTPVHTSGKALLTTVLSKSQRAAQATGSSVTSCLGTTPPLVIFPEFLRNGEQGSWVKNTTLISTIPGTYVGVANPVPASLLLSKDVGMSLSRDPHHLPKQEPISIIDQGEPRSAGVPFGKKANQVGLEGQQDPARKLLHGRAAPGAPLYQSKDISTWNPVQGSVYPRCPVNGKPSNPQLLPLGWSPYHQTPLLSIGISTAGQLPLNQSSSCKTAGAGKLPAFLSVQPAEPSAAAQSLPEGEKDAAAKSKSCRALPKPCEEPANPAPPEAGSAFHTSTLDGKGGKGKLDNAPKSQECPQPEADSGQESNTQTEAPQGSCSLKQPDAKPKNQVLAEYLSHDLPRAGQQGLRMVPEVPTDGQRKELGCKGSQEPPAMEPLQCVQQVDLCKVKKERVECDVSFPSVTCLHAGAAPQAFAEAKLKGTGQIKQEGGTRCKAKRQHDGDTRQNHKRLRCQGQDSEESPSKSGSRSVHGRKWQKHHDNPHELSKQAGREGQGGPGSIEDHNSLGLKRKRRRPAKTECPSPAHRGDSHEEGYLEKKPKNNFRDFIPVVLSSRTRSQSGSIAGSSASVTGECDVSGPEILPLLEEDQEEEEEEEEEEEEEEEEEEETSLKHRKLRKSRRTSHCHSRRDRDRSVSGRSSCHTRRTRELPWRTESPRQVWEPNEEEEEEEEDGHIKRKKRRRQKSRKYQTGEYLTEREEEQVGYPHRRRKSKADCRHRKQKESGKGKGTELQLRSRLSPSPRKPQGHTDFRNGFFLEHSDTSPVQEELEKPSGKRKCKTKHLAGICDEGKELHSSLSQGKGCCNQPKMCSPKKPQDLWTLCKSHRASPGSSPELPPAQNVPRGARRLIVNKNAGETLLQRAARLGYKDVVLYCLQKKSSDVNHHDNAGYTALHEACARGWIDILHILLQHGANVNCSAQDGTRPIHDAVANDNLETMWLLLSYGADPTLATYSGQTAVKLATSDVMKRFLCDYLSDLQGRSDGDPQTAWDFYSSSVLEGKDTIGCDLLLNPPGSSDQEEEEQEADNFMFEFSDKPLLPSYNLQVSVSRGPCNWFLFSDVLKRLKLSSRIFQARFPHFEVATLPRAEFQRQVSLSQVLVQEEVPASPELAPGAAETVELVHYEPELLQLLGSVVEYQAWSS from the exons ATGAGTGGACGGTGGATTCTGTCCAAAGGCACTGCTACTTCCTCCCAGCTCTCTTCCAGACCTGTGGCATCTCAGGGCATTGTTCCCCATCTGCCTGGCAGCAAAGCTGGGGATGAGTTTTCTCAAAGGAGAGTTGAATCGATCAACCTGAGGAGAGTTCCCAACCCTCTGTTTCCCTTTTGCAGGCAAAGTGGTccctggagccccagcaggtCCTGGAGGGTGTGGAGCAGCTGTCATGATCTCTACAGCACCTCTCTACAGCGGGGTGCACAACTGGACCAGCACAGAGCGGATTCGCATGTGTGGCCTCAACGAGGAGAGGTGAG GAGAGCCCCCATTTCTGATGAGGAGTCAAAAacaagcagctcccagcacttgGGGTCTCAAGAGTTTTGTGTCAGCAGCAGCCTTTCCAAG gtggagcTCACAGCAGTCAGcggtggtggcagcagtgcccaggggctgGATGCTGATGGCAAGGTGGAGGAAAAGCTTGGACCCAAACTGGAGGAGCAGCCACCTGATCCCAACCCAAATCTGGAGTGTGTTGGAAAGACTGTGACAGAAGACACTCTGGGCCCTCTGGCAGGTCAGGGGGatggcagagggcaggagccagcaacccccagagctgtggagcaggagagcagtggTGCTGATGCTGCCTGGACACCAGCAGATCCTCCCAGCAACAAGCAGGCTgatgctgccccagcctgctccGTGGCTCCAGAGAGTGAACCTGCTGGGAACGAGGAAACCCCCCCGAGCACTGCAGCACAAGGGCCAGGCGTGCTGGCAGAAGGGACATTGTCTGTGGTTGTCTCCAGCTGCAACACCTCTGCCTCCAGTCCCACCACCTTCACATTGAACAGGGTTTGCTTTCCCCCCTCTCAGGCCCCTGCTATGCAAAAGTTGCCCCTGTCCTTCCAGGCTGGGGCCGTGCTGAGCCCAAGCCAGTCACTGGTGTACATCCCCCCTCCCAGCTGTGGGCAGCCGCTCAGCGTGGCCACGCTCCCGGCCACTCTGGGGGTCTCCTCCACACTCACCTTCCCCGTCCTGCCTTCCTACCTGCATGAGCGTTGCCTACCAGGCATTATTTcttccccagagctgcattCCTACCCCTACACCTTCTCTGTCACCAGGCCCTTGGCTTCAGATGCCAAAGTGGTGTCTGTGGAGGTGAATCAGCTCAGCTGCCCCCCACCTTTGGGTGGAAGTagtgcccaggctgctgctgagagcgCTCCTCTGTCCAGCacctgcctggccctgccctccagccaggctctgccggCAGCAACAGCACCAGGGGGGAGTGCTGTTCCCTCTTCTGGCACGGCTGTGCAGGCCAGAGccccggcagcagcagctcctgagccacaTGCACCGGGGACTGCcacttccctctctcctctgaagtcccctccccagctaGAGCGTGAGATGGTCTCATCCCCGGAGTGCAGTGAGATGCCTCTTGATCTCTCCTCCAAGTCCAACCGCCAGAAACTGCCTCCACCCAGCCAGCGCAAGACCCCTCCCATGCCCATCCTCACCCCCGTGCACACCAGCGGCAAAGCGTTGCTCACCACTGTCCTCTCCAAGTCCCAGCGTGCGGCACAGGCCACGGGCAGCAGCGTCACCTCATGCCTCGGCACCACCCCACCCTTGGTCATCTTTCCTGAGTTCCTGCGTAATGGCGAGCAGGGGTCCTGGGTGAAGAACACCACGCTCATCAGCACCATTCCTGGCACTTATGTTGGTGTTGCCAACCCGGTGCCGgcctcactgctgctcagcaaGGATGTCGGCATGAGCCTCAGCAGGGACCCACACCACCTGCCCAAGCAGGAGCCCATCTCCATCATTGACCAGGGTGAGCCCCGGAGTGCTGGCGTTCCCTTTGGGAAGAAAGCCAACCAGGTTGGCCTGGAAGGACAGCAGGATCCTGCCAGGAAACTTCTTCATGgtagagctgctccaggagctcctttgTATCAGTCCAAGGACATCTCCACCTGGAATCCTGTCCAGGGAAGCGTGTACCCGCGATGCCCTGTCAATGGAAAACCTTCCAATCCTCAACTTCTGCCTCTGGGCTGGTCTCCGTACCATCAAACCCCGCTGCTTTCCATCGGCATCTCCACGGCAGGACAGCTGCCCCTGAACCAGAGCAGCTCTTGCAAGACAGCTGGGGCAGGCAAGCTGCCGGCATTCCTGAGCGTGCAGCCCGCCGAGCCCAGTGcggctgcccagagcctgccGGAGGGCGAAAAAGATGCTGCGGCCAAGAGCAAGAGCTGCCGGGCCTTGCCCAAGCCCTGTGAGGAGCCGGccaacccagcaccaccagagGCAGGTTCAGCTTTCCATACCAGCACTTTggatgggaaaggagggaaggggaagctgGACAACGCTCCGAAGAGTCAGGAGTGCCCTCAGCCAGAGGCTGACTCCGGTCAGGAGAGCAACACACAGACTGAGGCTCCCCAGGGGAGCTGTAGCCTCAAACAGCCAGATGCTAAACCCAAAAACCAAGTGTTGGCGGAGTATTTGTCACATGACTTGccaagggctgggcagcagggcctgcGGATGGTGCCAGAGGTGCCCACAGATGGCCAGCgcaaggagctgggctgcaagggctcccaggagccaccagccaTGGAGCCCCTCCAGTGtgtgcagcaggtggatctctgcaaGGTCAAGAAGGAACGAGTGGAGTGTGATGTGTCCTTTCCCTCGGTGACCTGCCTGCATGCCGGGGCGGCTCCCCAGGCCTTCGCTGAGGCCAAGCTCAAAGGAACGGGGCAAATCAAGCAGGAGGGTGGCACACGCTGCAAGGCCAAACGGCAGCATGATGGGGACACCAGGCAGAACCACAAGAGACTGAGGTGCCAAGGCCAGGACAGTGAGGAGTCCCCAAGCAAGTCGGGAAGCCGGAGCGTGCATGGCCGGAAG TGGCAAAAACACCATGACAATCCACATGAGCTTAGCAAGCAGGCAGGCCGGGAAGGCCAAGGCGGCCCAGGTTCCATCGAGGATCACAACAGCCTCGGGTTAAAGCGCAAGCGTAGGAGGCCAGCGAAGACGGAGTGCCCATCTCCGGCCCACCGTGGAGACAGCCACGAGGAAG GTTACTTGGAGAAGAAGCCCAAGAACAACTTCCGGGATTTCATTCCGGTGGTGCTGAGCAGCCGGACACGCAGTCAGTCGG GAAGCATTGCTGGCTCTTCTGCTAGTGTGACAGGAGAGTGTGATGTGAGTGGTCCGGAGATTTTACCATTGCTGGAGGAGGatcaggaagaagaagaggaggaggaggaggaagaggaggaggaggaggaggaggaggaggagacatCCTTGAAACATCGAAAGCTGCGCAAATCCCGCAGGACATCCCACTGCCACAGccgcagggacagggacagatcTGTgtctgggaggagcagctgccataCGAGGAGGACCCGGGAGCTGCCCTGGAGAACAGAATCACCCAGGCAGGTGTGGGAGCCCaacgaggaggaggaggaggaggaggaggatggccacatcaaaaggaagaaaaggagacgGCAGAAAAGTCGGAAATACCAGACAGGGGAATACCTGACTGAGCGGGAGGAGGAGCAAGTGGGATATCCCCACAGGAGGCGGAAATCCAAAGCAG ATTGCAGGCACCGGAAGCAGAAGGAGTCTGGGAAGGGCaaaggcacagagctgcagctgaggagcaggCTATCTCCATCCCCCCGGAAACCTCAAGGACACACAGACTTTCGGAATGGCTTCTTCCTGGAGCACTCTGACACCTCTCCTGTCCAAGAAGAGCTAGAGAAACCATCAGGAAAACGCAAATGTAAAACCAAACACCTGGCAGGGATCTGTGACGAGGGGAAG GAGTTGCATTCCTCTCTTTCCCAGGGGAAAGGCTGCTGCAACCAGCCCAAAATGTGCTCTCCGAAGAAGCCCCAGGACTTGTGGACACTTTGTAAGTCCCATCGGGCCAGCCCAGGGAGTTCCCcggagctgcccccagcccagaaTGTTCCCCGCGGAGCTCGGCGGCTGATTGTGAACAAGAACGCAGGGGAGACGCTCCTGCAGCGAGCAGCTCGCCTGGGCTACAAG GATGTGGTGCTGTACTGCCTGCAGAAGAAGAGCAGTGACGTGAACCACCATGACAACGCAGGGTACACGGCCCTGCACGAGGCCTGTGCACGCGGCTGGATCGACATCCTGcacatcctgctccagcacggCGCCAACGTCAACTGCAGCGCCCAGGACGGCACCAG GCCTATCCATGACGCAGTAGCGAATGACAACCTGGAAACCATGTGGCTTCTCCTTTCCTATGGTGCTGATCCCACTCTGGCCACATACTCTGGGCAGACAGCAGTGAAGCTGGCCACTAGCGATGTGATGAAGCGCTTCCTCTGTG ATTACCTGTCAGATCTGCAGGGCCGCAGTGATGGAGACCCTCAGACAGCCTGGGATTTCTATAGCAGCTCCGTGCTCG AAGGGAAGGACACCATTGGCTGCGACCTGCTGCTGAACCCTCCAGGGAGCTCAGaccaggaggaagaggagcaagaAGCAGATAACTTCATGTTTGAGTTCTCAGACAAGCCACTGCTTCCCAGCTACAACCTCCAAGTGTCCGTCTCCCGGGG GCCCTGCAACTGGTTCCTGTTCTCTGATGTGCTCAAGCGGCTGAAGCTGTCCTCCCGCATATTCCAGGCCCGCTTCCCGCACTTCGAGGTGGCCACGCTGCCCCGGGCAGAGTTCCAGCGCCAGGTGTCCCTCAGCCAGGtgctggtgcaggaggaggtgcCAGCAAGCCCCGAGCTGGCGCCGGGCGCAGCAGAGACTGTGGAGCTGGTGCACTATGAGCCCGAGCTGCTGCAACTGCTGGGCTCGGTGGTGGAGTAccaggcctggagcagctga